A single genomic interval of Coccidioides posadasii str. Silveira chromosome 1, complete sequence harbors:
- a CDS encoding uncharacterized protein (EggNog:ENOG410PI3U~COG:C~BUSCO:10469at33183) translates to MLGIHRYFANLHHKNWFHNPYPRIMPDSADREQKPKPSSLRSIIAGSTAGAVEISITYPAEFAKTRTQLNRRLPDGKKLPWPPFGKAWYAGCTTLIVGNSLKAGIRFVAFDTFKSLLQDRDGKISGPRTVLAGFGAGFTESLLAVTPFESIKTQLIDDRKASKPRMRGFLHGTTVIFRERGIRGFFQGFVPTTARQAANSATRFGSYTTLRQFAQGYVAPGEKLGTLSTFFIGGMAGLITVYVTQPLDTVKTRMQSIEARKNYKNSLVCAAKIFKDEGIFTFWSGAVPRLARLILSGGIVFTMYEKTMESLDALDPERKYI, encoded by the exons ATGCTTGGAATTCACCGTTATTTCGCGAATTTACACCACAAGAACTGGTTTCATAATCCATACCCTCGCATCATGCCTGACAGCGCAGATCGTGAACAGAAGCCGAAG CCCAGCAGTCTGCGATCAATAATTGCTGGATCCACGGCGGGAGCTGTTGAAATCT CAATCACATATCCTGCGGAAT TCGCAAAAACAAGAACCCAATTAAACCGCCGATTACCGGATGGAAAAAAGCTACCTTGGCCGCCTTTTGGCAAGGCATGGTATGCAGGATGTACGACACTAATTGTGGGAAATTCATTGAAGGCGGGAATCC GTTTCGTGGCATTTGACACATTTAAATCTTTGCTTCAAGATAGAGATGGCAAGATATCAGGTCCTCGAACGGTTCTTGCCGGCTTTGGTGCCGGCTTCACCGAGTCCCTCTTGGCAGTTACCCCCTTTGAGAGTATTAAGACACAATT AATAGATGACAGGAAAGCCTCTAAGCCCCGAATGCGGGGATTTCTTCATGGAACGACAGTGATCTTCCGTGAGCGAGGCATTCGCGGGTTTTTCCAAGGATTTGTTCCCACAACAGCGCGACAAGCCGCAAATTCGGCCACCAGGTTTGGAAGTTATACGACTCTTCGCCAATTTGCTCAGGGATACGTTGCACCGGGGGAGAAACTTGGCACCCTAAGTACCTTTTTCATTGGAGGCATGGCCGGGCTGATAACGGT CTATGTCACACAACCACTCGACACTGTTAAAACAAG AATGCAATCAATCGAAGCAAGGAAGAATTACAAAAATAGTCTTGTATGCGCCGCGAAGATCTTCAAAGATGAAGGCATCTTCACTTTCTGGTCTGGCGCTGTACCGCGACTTGCGAGACTGATTTTAAGTGGCGGAATCGTGTTCACCAT GTACGAGAAAACAATGGAAAGTTTGGACGCGCTTGATCCAGAGAGAAAGTATATCTAA
- a CDS encoding uncharacterized protein (EggNog:ENOG410PH5G~COG:J~BUSCO:7706at33183) produces MFGTPWVCSRCLSRYMRLGEARQFRKWTRFYSSVAPERLLSPALLNHARNLAREYATLSERLAGSFEKETAKRVGELTATVQALKEWDKAHESIAELNHLLDDPSSDPELRELASDDLQTTVSSLFALSGKLKESLIPRHPFAELPCLVEIRPGAGGDEAGLFASELLRMYLAFCSRHGLRTAILKKDVEDGAGGSGSEDRLSEAVMEIEAPGSYNILRTEAGVHRVQRIPATEAKGRVHTSAVSVMILPSFSEQNDSALNFDDPNSDYYINPQDVQSEKMRASGAGGQHVNKTESAIRLTHVPTSTVVAVQDSRSQHENRRKAWRLLRSKIAQMRREAREQELVELRRGIMGGVARMGRGDKVRTYNFGQNRCTDHRSGVTIHNLGSVLDGGEGLDNIMESVSNWLVDQEVGVLCGEEWSKQPNEISKKGPNKKDTR; encoded by the exons ATGTTCGGTACCCCGTGGGTGTGCTCGAGATGTCTGTCCCGATATATGCGACTTGGTGAGGCAAGGCAATTCAGAAAATGGACCCGGTTTTACAGCTCAG TTGCTCCCGAGAGACTGCTAAGTCCTGCCCTCCTAAATCATGCTCGAAATCTTGCCAGGGAGTATGCGACTCTTTCGGAACGCCTTGCTGGCTCATTTGAAAAAGAAACGGCCAAAAGAGTAGGGGAGTTAACGGCAACGGTGCAAGCTCTCAAGGAATGGGATAAGGCGCATGAA TCTATAGCAGAATTGAATCATTTACTTGACGACCCGTCTAGCGATCCGGAACTTCGAGAACTGGCATCGGACGACCTTCAGACCACCGTATCCAGTCTTTTCGCTTTGTCAGGGAAATTAAAAGAGAGCCTGATCCCTCGGCACCCATTCGCCGAACTCCCGTGTTTGGTTGAAATCCGACCCGGCGCAGGTGGAGACGAGGCTGGCCTTTTCGCTTCGGAGCTCTTACGTATGTATTTAGCATTTTGTTCACGCCATGGCCTCCGAACAGCCATTCTTAAAAAAGATGTGGAAGACGGCGCTGGAGGTAGCGGATCTGAGGACCGCCTTTCTGAAGCGGTAATGGAAATCGAGGCCCCCGGGAGCTATAATATCCTCCGTACCGAGGCCGGAGTCCATCGTGTCCAGCGAATTCCAGCTACTGAAGCGAAGGGCCGTGTTCATACTAGCGCTGTCAGCGTTATGATCCTACCTAGCTTCTCCGAGCAGAATGATAGTGCTCTTAATTTTGACGACCCAAATTCGGATTATTATATCAACCCGCAGGATGTGCAGTCGGAAAAGATGCGGGCAAGTGGCGCCGGAGGCCAGCACGTAAACAAAACAGAATCTGCTATACGACTTACTCACGTCCCAACTAGCACCGTTGTCGCGGTGCAGGATTCACGTTCTCAACATGAAAACCGCAGAAAAGCCTGGCGATTGCTTCGCTCTAAAATCGCTCAGATGAGACGTGAAGCGCGGGAACAGGAACTTGTGGAATTACGAAGGGGAATAATGGGAGGGGTTGCTAGAATGGGCAGAGGAGATAAAGTTCGCACGTACAATTTTGGACAAAATCGCTGTACGGACCACCGCAGCGGCGTGACGATCCATAATCTCGGTAGTGTGCTTGATGGTGGTGAAGGACTTGATAATATTATGGAAAGTGTGAGCAATTGGCTTGTCGATCAGGAGGTTGGAGTTTTGTGTGGGGAGGAATGGTCGAAGCAACCAAACGAGATATCCAAGAAAGGACCGAACAAGAAAGATACGCGCTAG
- a CDS encoding uncharacterized protein (EggNog:ENOG410PU90~COG:S) — translation MYCSQGGSFPEQPSSATKFDPPLPRDLNSSNLERLRQVFQKKKKRCRRLDADNHVPAIISQQNLKEALDRAKVQPHDLKTNLPEKYPMLHFHNSELRGLHGRHRVQVVSELLPPVDRWWTVDLYLDDVGEELRISLLEEYANQRNPTNGEIYRKIRQYEEEQNEPFQQRWLARLLRCNRERLEQLDNRRNRRLRQGFNALLAISGLWGREMRISMIHRLVAIDCVEEILNYLESVKEFWSSLVDHHPIAMKRIDQDTVEKLQLMARRASRVDAQAAYGFILSGQAFAGFSETERRTIWTRMERFGGLVPSLHTFFEDCKYLESCAQCIKRLFSPPDESIWKSITPMLVTSPETEEDCLVQTSESTFRQTRMAGMERLDIAYRQVWLYAMRHYPSMPADPKNNDDLLAKPNRAKADECVVYQMAALAHRLGFRSTEITELMNQSPDRQIARPALLKARKPGRFRYNPQVFETLVDRIVDCFSTADPDEPRTTPSSQNTYTQTAVSTPPSTQSTANGDHRDQIYSSMSQRNSWSFNNSRVTKRSPCTTLPDEPLAILDIVLPEYQDQRAYMEESSPPDLVDPECVNRFSAQRPAESDTGVADLIEQIDAKLEEPMQADNRIQDEDHQEHQQQQSDQNLSSWDKIAHDLEERERLDAEWERERLEQELNIIQPAETPQPQPEVSQEILPPGGNNSNQEQPVTEPDVESTAIALRADRDDLNDSSNIKQKNSRL, via the exons ATGTATTGCTCTCAGGGAGGAAGCTTCCCAGAGCAGCCTTCCTCAGCTACAAAG TTTGACCCTCCTCTCCCGCGAGACCTCAATTCCAGTAATTTGGAGCGGCTTCGACAGGttttccaaaaaaaaaaaaaacgcTGTCGCCGTCTTGATGCTGACAATCATGTGCCGGCAATCATATCGCAACAAAACCTCAAAGAAGCGCTCGATCGTGCCAAGGTTCAGCCCCATGACTTGAAGACTAATCTTCCAGAGAAGTACCCCATGCTCCATTTTCACAATAGCGAGCTTCGTGGCCTTCATGGCCGCCACCGGGTCCAAGTTGTGTCCGAACTCCTCCCCCCCGTCGACCGGTGGTGGACGGTGGATCTCTACTTGGATG ATGTCGGTGAGGAACTCAGGATCTCCCTTCTTGAGGAGTATGCAAACCAGAGAAATCCCACCAATGGAGAAATATACCGGAAGATCCGTcaatatgaagaagaacagaacGAACCATTTCAGCAGCGATGGCTCGCGCGCTTGCTGCGCTGTAATCGGGAACGCCTTGAACAGCTCGACAATCGCCGGAATCGTCGACTCCGCCAGGGCTTCAATGCACTGTTGGCCATCTCGGGCCTCTGGGGCCGCGAGATGCGGATCAGCATGATCCATCGCCTGGTCGCTATTGATTGTGTTGAG GAAATCCTCAACTACCTTGAGAGTGTGAAGGAGTTCTGGTCATCCCTCGTCGACCATCATCCGATTGCAATGAAAAGAATCGATCAAGACACGGTGGAGAAGCTTCAATTGATGGCCCGCCGTGCATCTCGCGTCGATGCGCAAGCTGCGTATGGATTTATTCTGAGCGGTCAGGCCTTTGCCGGCTTCAGTGAAACTGAGCGACGGACCATCTGGACCCGAATGGAAAGGTTCGGTGGGTTGGTCCCATCCCTGCACACTTTCTTTGAGGACTGCAAGTACCTGGAAAGCTGTGCTCAGTGCATAAAACGACTGTTTAGCCCCCCTGACGAGTCCATCTGGAAAAGCATAACGCCCATGCTTGTGACATCTCCCGAGACAGAGGAAGATTGTCTTGTTCAGACATCGGAGTCTACCTTCCGACAAACTCGCATGGCGGGCATGGAGCGTCTTGATATCGCGTACCGGCAGGTTTGGCTCTATGCCATGCGACATTATCCCTCGATGCCGGCGGACCCGAAGAATAACGATGACCTGCTGGCCAAACCAAATCGTGCCAAAGCCGATGAATGTGTGGTCTACCAGATGGCTGCACTGGCGCACCGTCTCGGGTTCCGCTCCACCGAGATCACGGAATTAATGAACCAGTCTCCCGACAGACAGATCGCACGGCCCGCTCTGCTCAAGGCCCGAAAACCCGGCCGCTTTCGATATAACCCTCAAGTATTCGAGACTCTCGTCGACCGAATTGTCGATTGTTTTTCAACCGCGGACCCCGACGAACCGCGTACAACGCCGAGCTCGCAAAACACATACACGCAGACAGCGGTATCAACGCCTCCTTCAACACAATCAACCGCTAATGGA GATCACAGGGACCAGATATATTCGAGCATGAGCCAACGGAATTCGTGGAGTTTCAACAACAGCCGCGTGACGAAGAGATCTCCATGTACTACCCTTCCGGATGAACCGCTAGCGATTCTCGATATAGTGCTTCCGGAGTATCAAGACCAACGGGCCTATATGGAAGAAAGTTCTCCTCCAGACCTTGTTGACCCGGAGTGCGTAAACAGGTTTTCGGCACAGCGACCAGCCGAATCAGACACTGGTGTAGCGGATCTGATTGAACAGATTGACGCTAAACTAGAAGAACCAATGCAAGCCGACAATAGAATTCAGGATGAAGACCACCAGGaacaccagcagcagcaatcAGACCAGAACTTGTCATCCTGGGACAAAATTGCTCATGACCTTGAAGAGCGCGAGAGGCTAGATGCAGAGTGGGAGAGGGAGCGGCTGGAACAAGAGCTTAATATAATACAACCTGCTGAAACACCCCAGCCTCAGCCAGAAGTCAGCCAAGAAATTCTGCCGCCAGGCGGCAACAATTCTAATCAGGAGCAGCCAGTGACTGAACCTGATGTGGAAAGCACAGCGATTGCACTTAGAGCTGACAGAGATGACCTGAATGACAGTAGTAATATAAAACAGAAAAACAGTAGACTCTAA
- a CDS encoding uncharacterized protein (EggNog:ENOG410PWF0~COG:S~TransMembrane:1 (o12-35i)), whose translation MPVNFFNWDTSLGFFLGAVIVIVVTSLPFVLSFGVRDFIGRIRREKKLVSIAHPPRPSELEDIERDPYCDDDDNDDLLSGFVTLNESVATEFQSKLQSSRWADLTKFFLLWGQKYLSDRRRLERERSRKSQDCRGRSAPKKRAVQDMFSIPVQTPVVHQPLVSEVHDLLHKYRDSNGQDCLLTRARDDDPAICLALSSALQNGKVLWGHFSRAVIQLDEHIVVKLGHNLLLTGAEVMAHIHKHTNSDIPVPKPLGAISIGKTTYMFMTRVEGSPLDKLWPTLSNEEKLSIRDQLDVILAKLRKLPLPSQYLGIGNPPFCIDCRMWLRTSNTHIENETQFNQFLLSGNHTPVTAPYVEFVRPMLRADHRIVMTHGDLHPRNIMVVREQDPSQSTFSITVTGIIDWELGGAYPEYWEFIKSLNTMYPVRQGDWAFFSTSKGYGDIFC comes from the exons ATGCCTGTAAATTTCTTTAACTGGGATACTTCTTTGGGGTTCTTTTTGGGCGCCGTGATCGTGATTGTCGTCACCTCTCTCCCCTTTGTTTTGTCGTTCGGAGTCCGCGACTTTATCGGTCGAATCCGCCGCGAAAAGAAGTTGGTTTCTATTGCTCATCCACCACGCCCGTCCGAACTAGAGGACATTGAAAGAGACCCTTATtgcgatgatgatgataatgatgaCCTTCTCTCGGGCTTCGTCACGCTGAATGAGTCGGTCGCCACCGAGTTCCAGTCCAAGTTGCAGTCAAGTCGCTGGGCAGATCTCACTAAATTCTTCCTCCTATGGGGACAGAAGTATCTGTCTGACCGTCGTAGATTGGAGAGGGAGCGGAGTAGAAAAAGCCAAGACT GCCGTGGTAGGAGTGCTCCAAAGAAACGTGCAGTTCAGGATATGTTCTCGATCCCAGTGCAGACTCCGGTTGTACATCAGCCTCTGGTATCTGAAGTACATGACCTTCTGCACAAATACAGAGATAGTAATGGGCAAGATTGCTTATTGACCAGAGCCAGAGATGATGATCCGGCAATTTGCCTCGCCCTCTCCAGTGCTTTGCAAAATGGAAAAGTTCTCTGGGGCCACTTCTCTCGAGCAGTTATACAACTCGATGAGCATATTGTAGTCAAGCTGGGCCATAACCTGCTCCTCACAGGTGCAGAAGTCATGGCTCATATTCACAAACACACAAACAGCGACATCCCCGTTCCCAAACCACTTGGAGCAATTTCCATCGGCAAGACAACATACATGTTCATGACCCGTGTTGAAGGCTCGCCGCTCGACAAACTCTGGCCGACGTTGTCCAACGAAGAGAAGCTCTCTATTCGCGATCAACTAGATGTCATTCTAGCCAAACTCCGAAAGCTACCCCTCCCGTCGCAGTATCTGGGCATCGGCAATCCACCATTCTGCATTGACTGTAGAATGTGGCTTCGAACAAGCAACACACACATCGAAAACGAAACTCAGTTTAATCAGTTTCTTCTCTCTGGAAACCATACTCCTGTAACCGCGCCCTATGTTGAATTTGTACGACCCATGCTCCGGGCTGACCATCGCATCGTAATGACGCACGGTGACTTACATCCAAGAAATATCATGGTTGTTCGGGAGCAAGATCCATCTCAATCTACATTCAGTATTACTGTAACGGGCATCATTGACTGGGAGCTCGGAGGGGCATACCCGGAGTACTGGGAGTTTATCAAGTCTCTCAATACAATGTACCCTGTACGACAAGGGGATTGGGCTTTTTTTTCTACCTCAAAAGGGTATGGGGACATATTTTGCTGA
- a CDS encoding uncharacterized protein (SECRETED:SignalP(1-23)~EggNog:ENOG410PJCZ~COG:O~BUSCO:7010at33183): MILRLQSVTFLLAIISTASNIQASEIPLDLPVSSLISTAKSHLANGSPRDALTYFDAAISRDPTNYLTIFQRGATYLSLGRSSKAIEDFDRVLKLRPGFEGALVQRARIRTKSADWLGAKRDLEAAGKLGKAELEELEEAENAAILAEKAEKEGDWETCVSRAGVAILKAGTYLPLRRRRARCRFERGEIQEGINDLAHVLQISPSSVQPHLEISAMLFYSLADTERGIAQIRKCLHSDPDSKVCSRLFRREKQIFKSLQRVDKFLEQRKFSKAVELLVGSKEETGLIDDVKEEVASARADGYIHENAPDKLYADLIEKTCGAYREMNSKRKAKPFCFEALKLNPTSLHGLMSKAENEVDLGEYEAAIQTLGIANEHHPDSHAVRALHQKAQMLLKRSKQKDYYKVLGVDREADDATIKRAYRKLTKQYHPDKVQSQGVSKEEAEKKMAAINEAYEVLSDSELRARFDRGDDPNNPEGRSGHPFQGSPFGPGGGGQQFFFHQGAGGPHFKFSQQGFNFPGGFHFG, from the exons ATGATCCTGCGGCTTCAATCTGTTACTTTCCTGCTTGCCATCATATCTACTGCAAGTAACATTCAAGCATCAGAAATTCCTCTAGACCTTCCTGTTTCATCGTTAATATCTACAGCAAAATCCCACTTGGCCAATGGATCTCCTCGTGATGCACTCACTTACTTTGATGCCGCGATTTCGAGGGACCCCACAAACTACCTGACCATATTTCAACGCGGTGCAACATATCTCTCTTTGGGGAGGAGCTCAAAAGCTATCGAAGATTTTGACCGTGTGCTGAAACTTAGACCTGGATTCGAAGGAGCCCTAGTGCAACGAGCCAGAATTCGTACCAAATCCGCTGATTGGCTTGGAGCGAAGCGAGATTTAGAAGCTGCTGGAAAGCTAGGGAAAGCCGAATTAGAGGAACTGGAAGAGGCCGAAAATGCTGCTATCCTGGCGGAAAAGGCAGAGAAGGAGGGTGATTGGGAAACTTGTGTGTCCCGAGCTGGTGTGGCCATTCTAAAAGCAGGGACATATCTGCCGCTTCGTCGGCGCCGAGCGAGATGCCGTTTCGAACGCGGTGAGATTCAAGAGGGAATTAACGATTTAGCACATGTTTTGCAGATTTCTCCAAGCTCCGTCCAACCGCACCTTGAAATATCTGCAATGTTATTTTATTCCTTAGCAGATACGGAACGGGGAATAGCGCAAATACGAAAATGTCTTCATTCTGACCCGGATTCCAAAGTATGCAGTCGTCTGTtcagaagagaaaagcagaTCTTCAAGTCCCTACAACGCGTCGACAAATTTTTGGAGCAGCGGAAATTCAGTAAGGCTGTGGAATTATTGGTGGGTTCCAAGGAGGAAACTGGATTAATTGATGATGTAAAAGAGGAAGTGGCATCTGCTCGTGCAGATGGATATATTCATGAGAATGCTCCTGATAAACTCTATGCCGATTTGATTGAGAAAACATGTGGAGCATATCGAGAA ATGAACTCCAAACGCAAAGCTAAGCCTTTCTGTTTTGAAGCGCTTAAGTTAAATCCGACCTCTCTTCATGGCCTCATGTCAAAGGCAGAAAATGAGGTTGATTTGGGCGAATATGAAGCTGCGATCCAAACTCTTGGCATCGCCAACGAGCATCATCCAGATTCTCATGCGGTTCGAGCCCTTCATCAGAAAGCACAGATGCTGCTAAAGCGATCTAAACAAAAGGATTACTACAAAGTACTGGGCGTTGACCGCGAAGCTGACGATGCGACAATCAAGCGCGCCTACCGAAAACTTACCAAGCAGTATCATCCGGATAAAGTTCAATCGCAAGGCGTGTCCAAGGAAGAGGCTGAGAAAAAGATGGCTGCCATTAATGAGGCATATGAAGTTCTTTCAGACTCAGAACTGAGAGCGCGGTTTGATCGAGGTGATGATCCAAACAATCCTGAAGGTCGTTCAGGACATCCGTTCCAAGGCAGCCCGTTTGGACCCGGCGGTGGAGGGCAGCAGTTTTTTTTCCACCAAGGGGCCGGCGGACCGCATTTTAAATTCTCTCAGCAAGGATTCAATTTCCCTGGAGGGTTCCACTTTGGTtaa
- a CDS encoding uncharacterized protein (EggNog:ENOG410PKHZ~COG:O~BUSCO:12009at33183): MAWYCSGSTNAQLVHNLFESGLIKTERVKNAMLNVDRGDYSPTNPYADSPQSIGYSATISAPHMHGHACEYLLPYLHPGSRVLDIGSGSGYLTHVLANLITDSSSPPSSTDGHVIGIDHIQGLVDMSRSNMAKSASGRKLLESGKVKFVTGDGRLGWPEGGPYDAIHVGAAAATIHPALIEQLKAPGRMFIPVESGGEAGSPRLFGLGGPQYIWVVDKRDDGSVHKEKVFGVSYVPLTDAPK; the protein is encoded by the exons ATGGCCTGGTACTGTTCTGGTTCTACCAATGCACAACTAGTTCATAACCTCTTTGAATCGGGTCTTATCAAAACTGAACGAGTTAAAAATGCTATGCTCAAT GTTGACCGCGGTGACTACTCTCCAACCAACCCGTATGCCGACTCTCCTCAGAGCATAGGATACTCGGCCACCATCTCTGCTCCACATATGCATGGCCACGCCTGCGAGTATCTTCTTCCTTATCTTCATCCCGGGTCGCGTGTGCTCGACATCGGATCTGGCTCGGGTTATCTAACACACGTCCTCGCAAATCTAATTACAGACTCTTCATCTCCTCCGTCATCTACGGATGGCCATGTCATCGGCATTGACCATATTCAGGGCTTAGTCGACATGTCTCGCAGCAATATGGCCAAATCTGCAAGTGGCCGTAAACTACTTGAATCTGGTAAAGTAAAATTTGTTACCGGTGATGGGCGCTTGGGTTGGCCGGAAGGTGGTCCTTACGACGCCATTCACGTTGGAGCAGCAGCGGCTACCATCCATCCAGCTTTGATCGAACAGCTAAAAGCACCTGGTCGAATGTTTATTCCAGTTGAGTCTGGAGGAGAAGCTGGTAGCCCCAGGTTGTTCGGCTTGGGCGGTCCGCAATATATCTGGGTGGTTGACAAAAGGGACGACGGCTCAGTCCATAAGGAAAAAGTGTTCGGAGTTAGCTATGTTCCACTAACTGATGCGCCCAAATAA
- a CDS encoding uncharacterized protein (BUSCO:217097at4751~EggNog:ENOG410PFQ8~COG:D~BUSCO:6597at33183), with translation MASHSNGNVAAIIKEEDKNYTEISESGEEHGEIQGISDQDDLIDSDLEETDESVIEDMKKLEDSFDGFSERYRLIRRIGEGTFSTVYKAEDLLYDRFCNAWDPDSEQEEIGDHDRAPSKRPRLGNSRDVSVQRAKKRKTARYVALKKIYVTSSPFRIQNELELLLSLRGCMSVCPIITAFRHHDQVVAVLPYFPHADFRVLYRTFLVEDMRLYLRSLLIALHAVHRENIIHRDIKPTNFLYNPVHRRGVLVDFGLAEREYLSGEPCPCSDMAGMTRLVDAPYFSKTQVMSAGYPKSDSRPSRRANRAGTRGFRAPEVLLKCTSQTTKIDIWSVGVILLTLLGRRFPFFHSVDDVDAMIELASIFGTRRMRSCAALHGQVFETTIPTIGERGFSWEKIVQWSSCVAELTGREKQGIKLLYRLLELDPMHRPSAKEALQDKFFTHPEGDDLSWDDNDDIMQCEKQDGTGKGEENGEIAVEGPEEVQFV, from the exons ATGGCATCCCATTCAAACGGGAACGTAGCAGCGATTATCAAAGAGGAAGACAAAAATTATACGGAGATATCAGAGAGTGGAGAAGAGCATGGAGAAATACAGGGCATCTCAGACCAAGATGATTTAATTGATAGTGATCTCGAGGAAACAGACGAGTCTGTAATCGAGGACATGAAAAAACTAGAAGACAGTTTCGACGGGTTCTCCGAACGATATCGCTTAATCCGGCGCATTGGAGAAG GAACGTTTTCAACTGTCTATAAAGCAGAAGATTTGCTCTACGATCGTTTCTGCAATGCCTGGGACCCGGACTCAGAACAGGAGGAGATTGGTGATCATGACCGGGCGCCCTCCAAACGCCCTCGTCTTGGGAATTCCCGGGATGTCTCAGTGCAAAGAgcgaaaaaaaggaagaccGCGCGTTACGTTGCGTTAAAGAAAATATATGTGACCAGCAGCCCGTTTCGGATTCAAAACGAACTTGAACTATTACTGAGTCTCCGGGGTTGCATGTCAGTCTGCCCTATAATCACTGCATTCAGACATCATGACCAGGTTGTGGCAGTCCTACCATATTTTCCCCACGCAGATTTCCGAGTGTTATATCGCACTTTTCTAGTGGAAGATATGCGATTATATCTCCGGTCCCTTCTCATTGCACTTCATGCTGTTCACCGAGAAAATATAATACACCGGGACATTAAGCCAAC TAATTTTCTATATAACCCAGTGCATCGCCGCGGTGTTCTTGTGGACTTTGGGCTAGCTGAG CGCGAGTATCTCAGCGGAGAACCATGCCCCTGCTCCGATATGGCCGGTATGACGCGACTTGTTGATGCACCCTATTTTAGTAAGACACAAGTCATGTCGGCCGGCTATCCAAAAAGTGACTCCCGGCCGTCTCGTCGAGCGAATCGAGCTGGAACTCGCGGGTTTCGGGCACCGGAAGTATTGCTTAAATGCACATCGCAGACCACTAAGATCGATATCTGGTCGGTTGGTGTGATTTTACTCACCCTCTTGGGGAGGcgctttcctttctttcacTCAGTTGATGATGTAGATGCAATGATCGAGCTAGCTAGCATATTCGGAACTCGCAGGATGAGAAGTTGTGCAGCGCTCCACGGACAGGTGTTCGAAACCACGATTCCTACAATTGGGGAAAGGGGATTTTCCTGGGAAAAAATTGTGCAATGGTCGAGCTGCGTCGCAGAGCTCACTGGCCGAGAAAAACAAGGAATAAAGCTTTTATACCGGCTCTTGGAATTGGATCCGATGCACAGGCCTAGCGCAAAGGAAGCATTACAAGACAAATTTTTCACCCATCCAGAAGGAGATGACTTGTCTTGGGATGATAATGATGATATAATGCAATGCGAAAAGCAAGATGGGACCGGAAAGGGTGAGGAAAATGGAGAAATAGCGGTTGAAGGTCCGGAAGAAGTGCAATTTGTCTAG